A genomic segment from Euleptes europaea isolate rEulEur1 chromosome 17, rEulEur1.hap1, whole genome shotgun sequence encodes:
- the LOC130488996 gene encoding C-factor-like: MAGLGGRSVLVTGANRGIGLGLVRQLLSEPDPPQWVFACSREPDVERAQELRNLVSKYPNLVMVKLDATSSTSIKDAAACVENHLKGSGLNLLINNAGIFNKVALDTVNEEDMINGYKTNVIGPLLVSQAFLPLLRRAAQESSEKGLSCSRAAIINISSDMGSIELASLAHISVAIPYRCSKAALNMLTQCQSVGYKEDGILCMIIHPGWVKTNMGGQEGALTIAESAQEILGVLSKLSDEHNGAFLNWKGSKMPW, encoded by the exons ATGGCCGGGCTGGGAGGGCGCAGCGTCCTGGTGACCGGAGCGAACCGAGGCATCGGCCTGGGGCTGGTCCGGCAACTCCTGAGCGAGCCCGACCCGCCGCAATGGGTCTTCGCCTGCAGCCGGGAGCCGGACGTGGAGCGCGCACAG gaacTCAGGAATCTGGTTTCCAAATACCCCAACCTTGTGATGGTGAAGCTAG ATGCTACAAGTTCCACAAGCATTAAGGATGCCGCGGCGTGCGTGGAGAACCACCTGAAAGGGTCGGGGCTGAATCTGCTAATAAACAATGCTGGCATTTTTAACAAGGTGGCGTTGGACACAGTGAACGAGGAAGACATGATCAATGGATACAAGACCAACGTGATTGGGCCACTGTTAGTGAGTCAG GCTTTTCTGCCTCTGTTAAGGAGGGCAGCCCAAGAGAGCTCAGAGAAAGGGCTGAGCTGCAGCAGGGCAGCCATTATCAACATCTCCTCTGACATGGGCTCCATCGAGTTAGCCAGCCTCGCCCACATTAGCGTCGCAATCCCATACCGCTGCAGCAAG GCCGCTCTTAACATGCTGACCCAGTGCCAGTCGGTGGGTTACAAGGAGGATGGGATTCTGTGCATGATCATTCATCCAGGATGGGTGAAGACCAACATGGGCGGCCAGGAG GGTGCCCTGACCATTGCCGAGAGCGCACAAGAGATCCTGGGTGTCCTTTCCAAACTCAGTGATGAACACAATGGTGCTTTCCTTAACTGGAAGGGAAGCAAAATGCCTTGGTGA